Proteins found in one Anoplolepis gracilipes chromosome 7, ASM4749672v1, whole genome shotgun sequence genomic segment:
- the LOC140668130 gene encoding lanC-like protein 2 isoform X2 — protein sequence MEVIMDTTRHYKNHFKDYSIAVSHNIIETNSAMIHDEFKSLLTLEIKKLMKILKENEKKWYNNDDYSVYTGSAGIAFTLYHYGKYYNDSTYIKTATDILRKCSTDFKSKHKITFLTGVVGPLALVAVILYTQGKKEEMEQLIFKLKSFSTYVLNKHNDVPDELLYGKAGYLAGLLYVNANISPAPIEADFIKKARHYLTQEQIDNYLKPSLYYLQKLQFSSGNFPSSLGNSSDKLVQWCHGAPGISILFCLAYKIFEDNTFLDTAIHCGEVIWERGLLKKGYSICHGVAGNGYTFLYLFQQTKDIKYLYRACKFAEWCFDYGSHQNRYPDRPFSLFEGLAGVIYFLLDVQQSHLAKFPTYNI from the exons atggaagTTATCATGGATACCACTAGGCATTATAAAAATCACTTTAAGGATTATTCCATTGCTGTCAGTCATAATATAATCGAGACTAATTCTGCTATg ATTCATGAtgaatttaaatcattattaacattagaaataaagaaattaatgaaaatattaaaagagaatgaaaaaaaatggtatAACAATGATGATTATTCTGTGTACACTGGATCAGCAGGAATTGCATttacattatatcattatgGGAAATATTACAATGATTCAACATATATcaaa ACAGCAACagatatattaagaaaatgtagTACAGATTTCAAAAGCAAgcataaaataacttttttgacTGGAGTTGTAGGTCCATTAGCATTGGTagctgtaatattatatacacagggaaagaaagaagaaatggaacagttaatttttaa attaaaatctttctctACTTATGTTTTGAACAAACATAATGATGTTCCTGATGAATTATTGTATGGAAAAGCTGGGTATTTAGCTGGTTTGCTTtatgtaaatgcaaatatatctcCAGCTCCAATAGAAGCAGATTTCATCAAAAag gcaCGACATTATTTAACACAAGAACAAATTGACAATTATTTGAAGCCATCGTTATACTAtcttcaaaaattacaattttcttcTGGAAATTTCCCTTCTTCATTAGGAAATTCTTCTGACAAATTAGTACAGTGGTGTCATGGAGCACCTGGAATatctatattgttttgtttggCATATAAg atattcgaagataatacatttttagacACCGCAATACACTGTGGAGAAGTAATATGGGAAAGAGGATTACTAAAAAAAGGATATAGCATTTGTCATGGTGTCGCTGGAAACGGTTatacttttctatatttatttcaacaaaCAAAG GATATTAAGTACTTATATCGGGCTTGCAAGTTTGCTGAATGGTGTTTTGATTATGGCTCACATCAAAATCGATATCCTGATAGGCCTTTTTCTTTGTTCGAAG GTCTTGCTGGtgttatatactttttgttaGATGTACAACAATCACATCTGGCTAAATTTCcgacatataatatttaa
- the LOC140667993 gene encoding chitinase domain-containing protein 1, which yields MNTDILIIILFLGELCCGTLSPPAKKNEKEKKKANNKGPVNQNVFQRNLVVENPRQQDILHESGRYFQDTKHRRFKKDVLGYCTSWNADGFKVSKTFHGKFTMISPVWLSFPFSNISSYQLTTDSIQTKWIKEIRTNNANHSVKLIPRVLFEHWSIDDIIRIHNNTESQTQLIVSLLDTAQTFHFDGYVLEMWNQFVFAGANLSVVTSIVRFIAQKLKKHNLDIILAIPPSRGTQIELFSKQQFDDLASYVNAFSLMTYDYSSIQRPGPNSPLNWVRQCVELLVPKKDELRRSQILLGINFYGYIYTPESGRAILASEYLDILKSFKGKIQWDNSSKEHFFKSKLPIGNGYIFYPTLYSIKERLDLANELGTGISIWELGQGLNYFYDLL from the exons ATGAATAcagatattttgattataatattatttcttggaGAATTATGTTGTGGTACTCTATCACCAccagcaaaaaaaaatgaaaaagaaaaaaaaaaggctaaTAATAAG gGTCCTGTAAATCAGAATGTTTTCCAAAGAAACTTAGTAGTAGAAAATCCTAGACAGCAGGATATTCTTCATGAATCTGGtcgatattttcaagataCAAAACATaggagatttaaaaaagatgtatTAGGATATTGTACTTCT TGGAATGCAGATGGATTTAAAGTTTCTAAAACATTTCATGGCAAGTTCACAATGATATCACCGGTATGGTTATCCTTTCCTTTTAGTAATATATCATCCTATCAATTGACCACTGACTCTATACAGACTAAATGGATAAAGGAAATTAGAACTAATAATGCTAATCATAGCGTGAAGC ttataccTAGAGTATTGTTTGAACACTGGTCAATTGATGATATTATTAGGATACACAATAATACAGAGAGTCAAACACAATTAATAGTATCTCTCTTGGATACTGCTCAg ACCTTCCATTTTGATGGATATGTTTTAGAAATGTGGAATCAGTTTGTATTTGCAGGAGCAAATTTATCAGTTGTTACTTCTATAGTTAGATTTATTGCACAGaagttaaaaaaacataatttggACATTATATTAGCAATACCACCATCTAGAGG TACACAAATTGAATTGTTTTCAAAACAACAATTTGATGACTTAGCGTCATATGTAAATGCCTTTTCACTAATGACTTATGATTATTCGAGTATTCAAAGACCAGGTCCAAATAGTCCTTTAAATTGGGTCAGACAATGTGTTGAACTATTAGTTCCAAAAAAAGACGAGCTCAGACGATCTCAAATTTTATTAGGTATTAATTTCTatggttatatatatacaccagAGAGTGGTAGAGCAATTCTTGCATCTGAATATTTGGATATACTGAAATcatttaaaggaaaaatacaATGGGATAATAGCAGCAAAGAGCATTTCTTTAAATCAAA ATTACCTATAGGTAATGGTTACATTTTCTATCCTACATTATATTCGATTAAGGAAAGATTAGATCTTGCTAATGAATTAGGTACAGGGATTTCAATATGGGAATTAGGCCAAGGactgaattatttttacgatttaCTGTAA
- the LOC140668013 gene encoding LOW QUALITY PROTEIN: uncharacterized protein (The sequence of the model RefSeq protein was modified relative to this genomic sequence to represent the inferred CDS: inserted 2 bases in 1 codon; substituted 1 base at 1 genomic stop codon), giving the protein MAREIGISRTTILRILKKMKYHLYHITLTQALTQADMPLRVQFCQWAQQMIRADPNFFYYVMLSDESTFENNGELNRHNCHYXSDVNPHWHRXDNQHCWSVNVWCGIINDFLIGPYFFEGNVNSVNFLELLRDHLPQLLEDVDFHTRQRMWIQIDGAPPHYAAIVRAYLDREYNGRWIGRRGAIAWPPRSPDLTSFDFYLWGYIKNVVYEHAPTTKKDIIKRIRVACANIPQAVLLKTVRHFENKLELCIQANGDNFEQFL; this is encoded by the exons ATGGCTAGAGAAATTGGTATCTCGAGAACAACGATCTtaagaattttgaagaaaatgaaGTACCATCTTTACCATATCACGTTAACACAAGCTCTTACTCAAGCAGATATGCCGTTGCGTGTACAATTTTGTCAATGGGCACAACAGATGATCCGTGCTGATCCGAATTTCTTCTATTATGTTATGTTGTCTGATGAATCGACGTTCGAAAATAATGGTGAATTGAATAGACATAATTGCCATTATTGATCGGATGTTAACCCACATTGGCATAG AGATAATCAACATTGCTGGAGTGTGAATGTTTGGTGTggtattataaatgatttctTGATTGGTCCTTATTTCTTTGAAGGAAATGTTAatagtgtaaattttttggaaCTTCTCAGGGATCATTTACCACAATTGCTTGAAGACGTTGATTTTCATACACGCCAAAGAATGTGGATACAAATAGACGGGGCGCCACCTCATTATGCGGCAATAGTGAGAGCTTATCTAGATCGAGAATACAATGGCAGATGGATTGGGCGACGAGGGGCCATCGCATGGCCTCCACGATCACCTGATCTAACttcatttgatttttatttatggggatatattaaaaatgtggtTTATGAGCATGCGCCTACaactaaaaaagatataataaagagaataagaGTAGCTTGCGCAAATATACCGCAAGCTGTCTTACTCAAAACGGTCAGGCACTTCGAAAATAAGTTGGAATTATGTATTCAAGCCAATGGAGATAATTTTGAACAGTTCCTTTGA
- the LOC140668130 gene encoding lanC-like protein 2 isoform X1, which translates to MEVIMDTTRHYKNHFKDYSIAVSHNIIETNSAMIHDEFKSLLTLEIKKLMKILKENEKKWYNNDDYSVYTGSAGIAFTLYHYGKYYNDSTYIKTATDILRKCSTDFKSKHKITFLTGVVGPLALVAVILYTQGKKEEMEQLIFKLKSFSTYVLNKHNDVPDELLYGKAGYLAGLLYVNANISPAPIEADFIKKIISYIIKSGISYSSSNCCQSPLMYSWHQKEYIGGAHGLTGILYLLLQARHYLTQEQIDNYLKPSLYYLQKLQFSSGNFPSSLGNSSDKLVQWCHGAPGISILFCLAYKIFEDNTFLDTAIHCGEVIWERGLLKKGYSICHGVAGNGYTFLYLFQQTKDIKYLYRACKFAEWCFDYGSHQNRYPDRPFSLFEGLAGVIYFLLDVQQSHLAKFPTYNI; encoded by the exons atggaagTTATCATGGATACCACTAGGCATTATAAAAATCACTTTAAGGATTATTCCATTGCTGTCAGTCATAATATAATCGAGACTAATTCTGCTATg ATTCATGAtgaatttaaatcattattaacattagaaataaagaaattaatgaaaatattaaaagagaatgaaaaaaaatggtatAACAATGATGATTATTCTGTGTACACTGGATCAGCAGGAATTGCATttacattatatcattatgGGAAATATTACAATGATTCAACATATATcaaa ACAGCAACagatatattaagaaaatgtagTACAGATTTCAAAAGCAAgcataaaataacttttttgacTGGAGTTGTAGGTCCATTAGCATTGGTagctgtaatattatatacacagggaaagaaagaagaaatggaacagttaatttttaa attaaaatctttctctACTTATGTTTTGAACAAACATAATGATGTTCCTGATGAATTATTGTATGGAAAAGCTGGGTATTTAGCTGGTTTGCTTtatgtaaatgcaaatatatctcCAGCTCCAATAGAAGCAGATTTCATCAAAAag attatttcttatataataaaaagtggTATATCATATTCTTCATCAAATTGTTGTCAATCACCTCTAATGTATTCTTGGCatcaaaaagaatatattggtGGTGCTCATGGATTAACTGGCATACTATATTTGTTATTGCAG gcaCGACATTATTTAACACAAGAACAAATTGACAATTATTTGAAGCCATCGTTATACTAtcttcaaaaattacaattttcttcTGGAAATTTCCCTTCTTCATTAGGAAATTCTTCTGACAAATTAGTACAGTGGTGTCATGGAGCACCTGGAATatctatattgttttgtttggCATATAAg atattcgaagataatacatttttagacACCGCAATACACTGTGGAGAAGTAATATGGGAAAGAGGATTACTAAAAAAAGGATATAGCATTTGTCATGGTGTCGCTGGAAACGGTTatacttttctatatttatttcaacaaaCAAAG GATATTAAGTACTTATATCGGGCTTGCAAGTTTGCTGAATGGTGTTTTGATTATGGCTCACATCAAAATCGATATCCTGATAGGCCTTTTTCTTTGTTCGAAG GTCTTGCTGGtgttatatactttttgttaGATGTACAACAATCACATCTGGCTAAATTTCcgacatataatatttaa
- the Pus10 gene encoding tRNA pseudouridine synthase Pus10 gives MFTILTEDEKKIFHFLKSQSCCLRCCLRYIGCRTSEYYCKPFEFVAQMDSFDTKDYISLEEIPCVVCLGILQDKTLEKVILKVIEEVKRKGYDCTTFTCALTVPVSVKLREHILFAHMSKELDINKSVVDTFRTRLQNIKDTWKSFMIPKLEEAIKKCIDLLTPSPFLIEIFLTYANDEMIFKELMNKYKEGNKKQKKRKWNDNTFSRKNIETLLIKTTDEQLLQHFTISQIVSKMFVSVDNILCSHSSIFIGGCYNKFSRKLSQTPWFINGEKKVDTSVQDLLCNLIAETMKAESIKFLSSGREDVDVRNIYGGRPFAVEVLNPRMTNITNELLRHLAENINQSTKQVQITSGLKILSRLDLKKLKEGENIKTKFYRALCICRNANGDSLSQLKILNELKNIKIIQKTPIRVLHRRPLSPRTRIIYEMRVRWAKPHELKKLQVSERTDKFFILDVKTQAGTYVKEFVHGDFGRTKPSLCDFLNAEVDIVALDVTGINLQWP, from the exons aTGTTTACTATTTTGACGGAGGacgagaaaaagatttttcattttttaaaatcacaaaGCTGCTGCTTAAGATGTTGTTTACGATATATTGGATGTCGTACATCAGAATATTATTGCAAGCCTTTTGAATTTGTGGCGCAA ATGGACAGTTTTGAtacaaaagattatatttctttGGAAGAAATACCTTGTGTTGTATGTTTAGGAATACTTCAAGATAAGACACTAGAAAAAGTAATTCTAAAG GTAATAGAggaagtaaaaagaaaaggttATGATTGTACAACTTTTACTTGTGCATTGACTGTTCCCGTATCAGTGAAACTCAGAGAACATATATTGTTTGCTCATATGTCTAAAGAAttggatattaataaatctgttGTAGATACTTTTAGAACAAGATTacaaaatatcaaagataCCTGGAAATCATTTATGATTCCAAAACTTGAAGaagctataaaaaaatgtatagatcTGTTAACACCATCGCCTTTTCtcattgaaattttcttaacaTATGCCAATGATGAGatgatatttaaagaatt aatgaataaatataaagaaggtaataagaaacaaaagaaaagaaaatggaaTGATAATACATTTAGTAGGAAGAATATTGAAACTTTACTCATTAAAACAACAGATGAACAGCTTCTGCaacattttacaatttcaCAAATTGTATCAAAAATGTTTGTTTCTGTAGATAATATCTTGTGTTCTCATAGCAGTATTTTCATAGGAG GATGTTACAACAAATTCTCAAGAAAACTCAGTCAGACTCCATGGTTCATAAATGGTGAGAAAAAAGTGGATACCTCAGTGCAAGACTTGCTGTGCAATCTTATTGCTGAAACTATGAAGGCAGAAT caataaaatttttatcgtcaGGAAGAGAAGATGTTGATGTACGAAACATATATGGTGGTCGACCATTTGCAGTTGAGGTACTGAATCCTCGTAtgacaaatattacaaatgaaCTTTTGAGACATTTAGCTGAAAATATCAACCAGTCAACTAAACAAGTCCAAATAACATCaggtttaaaaattctttcaag gctcgatttaaaaaaacttaaggAAGGTGAGAATATTAAAACGAAATTTTATCGAGCGCTATGTATTTGTCGAAATGCAAACGGTGACAGTTtatcacaattaaaaattctaaatgaaTTGAAGAATATCAAAATCATTCAGAAAACACCAATAAGAGTGTTGCATAGACGGCCTTTAAGTCCACGAACACGCATTATTTACGAAATGCGCGTACGCTGGGCAAAGCCGCACGAACTGAAGAAATTGCAAGTTTCTGAGAGAAccgataaatttttcattctcgATGTCAAAACACAAGCAGGTACATATGTGAAGGAATTCGTACATGGTGATTTTGGTAGAACTAAGCCGAGTCTATGCGATTTTCTTAATGCTGAAGTGGATATTGTAGCATTAGACGTTACAGGTATTAATTTGCAATGGCCAtaa